In Arthrobacter sp. StoSoilB5, one genomic interval encodes:
- a CDS encoding 5-dehydro-4-deoxyglucarate dehydratase: protein MNFDGVLFFPVTPFAEDGSVDVALLKEHITSRLPYGPGGVFPACGTGEFHALSIDEVRTVVTAAVEAVAGAVPVVAGAGGPLGHALAAAKVAEEAGADALLVLPPYLVTGPTDGVVAYVEAIAAASSLPVIVYHRGTAKFTAAAMTRLTANPKVIGFKDGIGDVGLAQEIVSAINASGRTDFALFNGLLTAELTQGAYRGLGIPLYSSAAFAMAPEIAKAYYDAYVSGDEERRNALLEGFYGPLVRLRDQTPGFGVSLIKAGLRLAGLPVGSVRPPLVDPTEEQLLELKAILAKGHELAGS, encoded by the coding sequence ATGAACTTCGACGGCGTACTGTTTTTCCCCGTCACCCCCTTTGCCGAAGACGGCTCGGTGGATGTAGCCCTTCTGAAGGAGCACATCACCTCGCGCCTTCCTTACGGCCCCGGCGGAGTGTTCCCGGCGTGCGGCACTGGTGAATTCCATGCGCTGTCCATCGATGAGGTCCGCACCGTGGTGACTGCCGCCGTCGAAGCTGTTGCCGGAGCTGTTCCGGTAGTGGCAGGCGCTGGTGGCCCGCTGGGGCACGCACTTGCTGCCGCCAAGGTTGCCGAGGAGGCCGGAGCCGACGCCTTGCTGGTTCTCCCGCCGTACCTCGTCACTGGGCCCACAGACGGCGTGGTTGCGTACGTCGAAGCCATTGCCGCAGCCAGTAGCCTGCCCGTGATCGTCTATCACCGTGGCACGGCTAAGTTCACCGCCGCGGCCATGACCCGCCTTACGGCCAATCCCAAGGTAATCGGCTTCAAAGACGGGATCGGGGACGTCGGCCTGGCGCAGGAAATCGTATCGGCCATCAACGCCAGCGGCCGCACTGACTTCGCACTCTTCAACGGGCTCCTCACGGCGGAGCTGACACAGGGCGCCTACCGCGGCCTCGGCATCCCGCTCTACTCCTCGGCGGCATTTGCCATGGCTCCCGAGATCGCCAAAGCCTATTACGACGCCTACGTCTCAGGTGACGAGGAACGGCGCAACGCCCTGCTTGAGGGCTTCTACGGCCCACTCGTGCGTCTTCGCGACCAGACGCCCGGCTTTGGCGTCTCGCTGATCAAGGCAGGCCTTCGCCTGGCAGGGCTCCCGGTTGGCTCCGTGCGACCGCCGCTGGTGGACCCCACTGAGGAACAGCTGCTGGAGCTGAAGGCGATCCTGGCCAAGGGCCACGAGCTGGCCGGCAGTTGA
- a CDS encoding NAD(P)-dependent oxidoreductase produces MSRIFVTGGSGRLGRSVVAGLTQAGHEVVSVDRDAIPAEQLPSGAVQYAADLLAPGEAERLLRETNPDAVIHLAAIAVPFSAPEDVIFSTNTRLAYAVISAATDAGIPKIITASSPTALGYGSPAGWLPPSFPLDEQTPPKPWNAYALSKLIAEQTVQMFAAAQGDKIRYAAFRPCYVISPEEWQGAPTQQGHTVRQRLEDPSLSAPALFNYVDARDVADFLDVLLDKMDAIPNGQVFFVGAKDALATSPLAELFPRFLPGSAPLTRHLTGTSPAFSIGKARELLGWEPKRSWRTELSPPFEGEDSAASDQALLNDENHAGLVPAGATKETP; encoded by the coding sequence ATGAGCAGGATTTTCGTCACCGGCGGTTCCGGCCGGCTCGGCCGCAGCGTGGTGGCAGGCCTCACGCAGGCCGGCCACGAGGTGGTCTCGGTTGACCGCGACGCCATCCCGGCGGAGCAGTTGCCGTCCGGCGCCGTGCAGTACGCGGCGGACCTTTTGGCCCCGGGAGAAGCGGAGCGGCTGCTCCGGGAAACAAACCCCGACGCCGTCATCCACCTCGCCGCCATCGCCGTACCTTTCAGCGCGCCAGAGGACGTCATTTTCAGTACCAATACCCGGCTCGCCTACGCGGTCATCAGTGCTGCGACTGACGCCGGTATCCCGAAGATTATTACGGCAAGCAGCCCCACCGCCCTGGGCTATGGCTCACCGGCCGGTTGGTTGCCGCCGTCGTTCCCCTTGGACGAGCAGACGCCGCCCAAGCCGTGGAACGCCTACGCGTTGTCCAAGCTGATCGCCGAGCAAACCGTGCAAATGTTCGCTGCGGCGCAGGGGGATAAGATCCGCTACGCAGCGTTCCGGCCGTGCTACGTCATATCCCCCGAGGAGTGGCAGGGCGCGCCCACGCAGCAGGGGCACACCGTTCGCCAGCGGTTGGAGGACCCCTCCCTGTCGGCGCCGGCCCTGTTCAACTACGTCGATGCCAGGGACGTGGCCGACTTCCTGGACGTGCTGCTGGACAAGATGGACGCCATCCCCAATGGCCAGGTCTTCTTTGTGGGAGCGAAGGATGCCCTGGCCACTTCCCCGCTCGCTGAACTGTTCCCGCGTTTTCTGCCCGGCAGCGCCCCGCTCACCCGGCACCTGACCGGTACCAGCCCCGCGTTCTCCATCGGGAAAGCGCGTGAGCTTCTTGGCTGGGAGCCCAAGCGCAGCTGGCGTACCGAACTTTCGCCGCCCTTCGAAGGCGAAGATTCAGCAGCATCAGACCAAGCACTACTCAACGACGAGAATCACGCCGGCTTGGTTCCGGCGGGAGCAACCAAGGAGACACCATGA